The following coding sequences are from one Humulus lupulus chromosome X, drHumLupu1.1, whole genome shotgun sequence window:
- the LOC133806383 gene encoding uncharacterized protein LOC133806383 produces MTKDVFLGWNWYSNRAVEGRILLVWKHDIVQVTITQEMDQLINCEVKIKGVNQTTYLSFAYVFEFDDRIGGRLVAALEVEDSRQWRAKALLNELRSSGSIFIWSNKQKEGSRIFSKLNIVFINELWLDIFPDSEARINWDTISDHCYCIIKTVQFQFNKKQVGDVVQNYAAAKQKYELAQFLLHQSPSSSMLQQEEIEAATEYIRMFKLYESFLRQKSKINWLRFGDENTTYFHASLKQRRMRNHITSFINDEGQIVETYSEVIAHFYNHFKGILGKNSATTGRVDLNCFQQGSVLSLEQQLELIQPFTKKDVKRSLFNIPSIKSLGPDGFGSGFYKALWKDIGEEISEAILMFFERGVIPAELNGTILSLIPKVDSPTKATDYRPIASCNTLYKCISKMICFRLAKILPVIIHQNQGAFIKNRQLAHNILILQDILHGYTRKNISPRCVLKIDLSKAYDSIDWVFMEDILTTFCFPRRFIQWIMTCLTGTSYTLMFNGRLQGIFEGRKGLRQGDPISPLLFVLAMEYLTRLLKQASHHREFRFHPMRKHLQLVNLCFADDLILFSEIKNDILKSVSLGEGSFPMKYLGVSLRPTRWVVADCGDIIKKIQTRLHVWVCRPKVLGGLGFKEGSNWNKVLLAKYLWALSSKQDVLWVKWINEVYLKGKSFWSYQLKLDVSWYWRKLCYLRETFSEMDLEVSTVHGKLNLKFLFSSMLQRDSVGFAKAVWCSLSMPRHHFILWQPVLGHLLTRDNLVRCQIDVSSKFCPACESVEESHKHLFFDCVFSQQVWEILKHWLGPGIWPNQWDKWKQWLEGKPKNMMHRIYVASLPAAVYNIWCNRNFCFFSHFSYTLHCLVSMIKRCLKVRLQGRLSQKDLNRNCCLTEFVRML; encoded by the exons ATGACGAAGGATGTTTTCTTGGGTTGGAATTGGTACAGCAATCGGGCAGTGGAAGGTAGAATTTTGTTGGTTTGGAAACATGATATAGTTCAAGTTACTATTACTCAAGAGATGGACCAGCTAATCAATTGTGAAGTGAAGATCAAGGGTGTTAATCAAACAACTTATCTGTCTTTTGCGTATG TTTTTGAATTTGATGATCGTATTGGAGGTAGATTGGTAGCTGCTTTGGAAGTAGAAGATAGTCGTCAATGGAGGGCTAAAGCTTTGTTGAATGAACTAAGATCTAGTGGTTCTATCTTTATTTGGTCTAACAAACAAAAAGAAGGTTCAAGAATCTTCTCAAAGTTGAACATAGTTTTTATCAATGAACTGTGGCTTGATATCTTTCCTGATTCAGAGGCTCGGATTAACTGGGATACAATATCTGATCATTGTTATTGTATCATCAAAACAGTTCAGTTTCAG TTCAACAAGAAGCAAGTTGGTGATGTTGTCCAGAATTATGCAGCAGCTAAACAGAAATATGAGTTGGCCCAATTCTTGTTGCACCAGTCTCCTTCTTCGAGTATGTTACAGCAGGAAGAGATTGAGGCGGCTACTGAGTATATTAGAATGTTTAAATTGTATGAGAGTTTCCTGAGGCAAAAAAGCAAAATTAATTGGCTTAGATTTGGTGATGAGAACACAACTTACTTTCATGCTAGTCTGAAACAGAGGAGAATGAGGAATCATATCACTAGTTTTATTAATGACGAGGGTCAGATTGTTGAGACTTATTCAGAGGTTATTGCTCATTTTTACAACCATTTTAAAGGAATTCTTGGTAAGAATAGTGCTACTACTGGTCGGGTTGATCTGAACTGTTTCCAGCAGGGGTCTGTTTTGTCTTTGGAGCAACAATTAGAACTGATACAGCCTTTTACTAAGAAGGATGTTAAGAGATCTTTATTCAATATCCCCTCAATCAAGAGTCTTGGCCCAGATGGTTTTGGCTCAGGTTTTTATAAAGCCCTCTGGAAAGATATAGGGGAAGAAATCTCTGAGGCGATTTTGATGTTCTTTGAGCGTGGAGTGATTCCTGCTGAGTTGAATGGGACAATCTTATCTCTTATTCCTAAGGTTGATTCTCCCACTAAGGCCACTGATTATAGACCTATAGCCTCCTGTAACACTCTCTATAAATGTATTTCTAAGATGATTTGTTTCCGGTTGGCTAAGATTCTCCCTGTGATAATTCATCAAAATCAAGGAGCTTTTATAAAGAATAGACAGCTTGCTCATAATATTTTAATTCTTCAAGACATTCTCCATGGCTATACTAGGAAGAATATTTCTCCCCGATGTGTGCTAAAAATTGATCTTAGTAAGGCGTATGATTCTATTGATTGGGTATTTATGGAGGATATCTTGACAACTTTTTGTTTTCCTAGAAGGTTTATTCAATGGATAATGACTTGCTTGACGGGTACTTCTTATACTCTTATGTTCAATGGGAGATTACAAGGAATTTTTGAAGGGAGAAAAGGATTAAGACAAGGAGACCCTATCTCTCCTCTGCTTTTTGTGCTGGCCATGGAGTATCTCACTAGACTTCTAAAGCAAGCTTCTCATCACAGAGAGTTTAGATTTCATCCCATGCGTAAGCATTTGCAGCTTGTTAATTTGTGTTTTGCGGATGATTTGATTCTGTTTT CTGAGATCAAGAATGATATTCTTAAGTCTGTTTCTCTTGGAGAGGGGAGTTTTCCTATGAAGTATCTCGGGGTTTCTCTGAGGCCCACGAGATGGGTGGTGGCTGATTGTGGTGATATAATCAAGAAAATTCAGACTAGGCTCCATGTTTGG GTTTGCCGTCCTAAAGTTTTGGGTGGTCTGGGTTTTAAGGAGGGATCTAATTGGAATAAAGTTCTTTTGGCTAAATATCTTTGGGCTTTGTCTTCTAAGCAAGATGTTTTATGGGTGAAATGGATTAATGAGGTCTATCTAAAAGGTAAATCTTTCTGGTCTTATCAGTTGAAACTAGATGTTAGTTGGTATTGGCGTAAGTTGTGCTACTTGAGAGAGACCTTTTCTGAAATGGATTTGGAGGTTTCGACTGTACATGGTAAACTGAACTTGAAGTTTCTGTTTAGTAGCATGCTTCAGAGGGATTCAGTTGGGTTTGCTAAGGCAGTGTGGTGTAGTCTTTCAATGCCCAGGCATCATTTTATACTTTGGCAACCAGTTCTTGGCCATTTACTGACTAGAGATAATCTGGTTCGGTGCCAAATTGATGTTAGCTCTAAGTTCTGTCCGGCTTGTGAGAGTGTTGAGGAATCTCATAAACACTTATTCTTTGACTGTGTTTTTTCTCAACAGGTTTGGGAGATACTTAAGCATTGGTTAGGTCCTGGTATTTGGCCGAATCAATGGGACAAATGGAAGCAGTGGTTAGAAGGGAAGCCTAAAAATATGATGCATCGCATTTATGTAGCATCTTTGCCAGCTGCAGTTTATAATATCTGGTGTAATAGAAATTTTTGCTTTTTTTCTCATTTCTCCTACACTCTTCATTGCTTAGTTAGTATGATCAAGAGGTGTCTTAAAGTTAGATTGCAGGGTCGGCTGAGTCAAAAAGATCTGAACAGGAATTGTTGTCTCACTGAGTTTGTTAGGATGTTATAA